The Tistrella bauzanensis genome window below encodes:
- a CDS encoding glycosyl hydrolase family 28-related protein, with the protein MAIHDIDELAIVDTIADLRGLPTTGPWTMARVLGYHTAGDGAGGLFQWDASAWKSTEIIAGHTTPDDGGTRIVPTGQTSGPGLWRRVAAAKERLNVRCFGARGDSTTDDSDAFEAACFYGPVHVSDGTYKLTRRITMYGRTNLIGTGPGSALQADIPEDYILYAESGHSGLIENVGFKNCVTRGAICLTYPVGEIQNGAHLWMLRKLRFWSQKGPAIVVDGVYDMNWADIDIYWPEARPAVTPTPQTDAAVIFLNGTNNLNIDGLHLEQPRYCGVYVAGGAEISIQEGKIDCFGDASRSPTEGGFHIDGGSVKLSNFLLAGIASPRIIMKGTASLTGDSTCHMGGAGNAPQIVLEGSYGTTGATYASLRPTWPKIAWMGGIGYLGGNTDQFATCFIDARMPNLLKRKGTVTVASAGNIHVGTLSDINAGANYDNRCTVASATNGHTGRALIWTDYTTTTEHWYTLPGVTASALGMGVNDDVFVEHAPHHGLDVRLDPRQFEFGLPIFATLLTATVSSASYDATTGYTTVTVAATFPKTDYQGRWLYTAAGRWHKILEPADTTATDISTFRLPYDVTAEFPAATTVTVRTGAMVNASIAGDRVVWGRDDMLVSASLETLRTRGRGPNEVYPLADGA; encoded by the coding sequence ATGGCAATCCACGACATCGATGAACTGGCCATCGTCGACACCATCGCCGACCTGCGCGGCCTGCCCACCACCGGCCCCTGGACCATGGCCCGGGTGCTTGGCTATCACACAGCCGGCGACGGCGCCGGCGGCCTGTTCCAGTGGGACGCATCGGCCTGGAAATCCACCGAGATCATCGCCGGCCACACCACACCGGATGACGGCGGCACCCGCATCGTGCCCACCGGCCAGACCAGCGGCCCAGGTCTCTGGCGCCGGGTCGCGGCGGCGAAGGAACGGCTGAACGTCCGCTGTTTCGGCGCCAGGGGCGACAGCACCACCGATGACAGCGATGCTTTCGAGGCGGCCTGCTTCTATGGCCCGGTCCATGTCAGCGACGGCACCTACAAGCTGACCCGGCGCATCACCATGTACGGCCGCACCAATCTGATCGGCACAGGCCCAGGCAGCGCGCTTCAGGCCGACATTCCCGAAGATTACATCCTCTATGCCGAAAGCGGACATTCGGGATTGATCGAGAATGTCGGTTTCAAGAACTGCGTCACCAGGGGCGCGATCTGCCTGACCTATCCGGTCGGCGAGATCCAGAACGGCGCGCATCTCTGGATGCTGCGCAAGCTTCGCTTCTGGTCGCAGAAGGGCCCCGCCATCGTGGTCGATGGCGTCTACGACATGAACTGGGCCGATATCGACATCTATTGGCCGGAGGCACGCCCTGCTGTCACGCCCACACCGCAGACCGATGCCGCCGTCATCTTTCTGAATGGCACCAACAACCTCAATATCGACGGCCTGCATCTGGAACAGCCACGATATTGTGGCGTCTATGTGGCGGGCGGCGCCGAGATCTCCATCCAGGAAGGCAAGATCGACTGCTTCGGCGACGCGTCACGCTCTCCCACGGAAGGCGGCTTCCATATCGACGGCGGCTCGGTCAAGCTGTCGAACTTCCTGTTGGCGGGCATTGCCAGCCCGCGCATCATCATGAAGGGCACAGCATCGCTGACCGGTGACAGCACGTGCCATATGGGTGGCGCCGGCAATGCCCCGCAGATCGTGCTGGAGGGCAGCTATGGCACCACCGGCGCCACCTATGCCTCGCTGCGGCCGACCTGGCCGAAGATCGCCTGGATGGGCGGCATCGGCTATCTGGGCGGCAACACCGACCAGTTCGCCACCTGTTTCATCGACGCCCGGATGCCGAACCTGCTCAAGCGCAAGGGCACCGTCACTGTTGCCTCGGCCGGGAACATCCATGTCGGCACCCTCAGCGACATCAATGCCGGTGCCAACTATGACAATCGCTGCACGGTCGCGTCGGCGACCAACGGTCACACGGGGCGTGCCCTCATCTGGACCGACTACACCACCACGACCGAGCACTGGTACACGCTTCCAGGTGTCACTGCCTCGGCCTTGGGTATGGGTGTGAACGATGACGTCTTCGTCGAACATGCGCCCCATCACGGGCTGGACGTGCGGCTCGATCCTCGGCAGTTCGAATTTGGCCTGCCGATCTTCGCCACCCTGCTGACCGCCACCGTCTCGTCGGCAAGCTATGACGCCACCACCGGCTACACCACAGTGACGGTGGCGGCAACCTTCCCCAAGACGGACTATCAGGGCCGGTGGCTCTATACCGCCGCCGGGCGCTGGCACAAGATCCTGGAGCCGGCGGATACCACCGCCACCGACATCTCGACCTTCCGGCTGCCCTATGACGTGACCGCCGAATTTCCCGCGGCCACAACCGTGACGGTGCGCACCGGCGCCATGGTCAATGCCTCGATTGCCGGTGACCGCGTGGTCTGGGGGCGGGATGACATGCTGGTGTCTGCGTCTCTGGAAACCCTGCGGACCAGGGGGCGCGGGCCGAACGAGGTCTATCCCCTCGCCGACGGCGCCTGA
- a CDS encoding GNAT family N-acetyltransferase: protein MMRTGWRALTLNDLPQVGALANTVHQAYPERPEVAAERLRLFPAGCFVAEVDSAFCGYGLTHPWIDGAPPALDSLLGGLPAAPDCLYVHDVALSAATRGRGLGRALVGRLKELAAAQGLPRLSLIAVGGSAPGWRAMGFHEVPVEPASALAAKLASYDADAVYMTCPVNAPAVR, encoded by the coding sequence ATGATGCGGACAGGCTGGCGGGCATTGACCCTGAATGATCTGCCGCAGGTGGGGGCCCTGGCCAATACGGTGCATCAGGCCTATCCTGAACGGCCTGAGGTGGCGGCCGAACGTCTGCGCCTGTTCCCGGCCGGCTGTTTTGTGGCTGAGGTCGATAGCGCCTTCTGCGGCTATGGCCTGACCCATCCATGGATCGACGGCGCGCCGCCGGCGCTCGACAGCCTGCTCGGAGGATTGCCTGCCGCGCCCGACTGCCTGTATGTCCATGATGTGGCACTCAGCGCGGCCACGCGTGGCCGCGGGCTTGGCCGCGCCCTTGTCGGTCGGCTGAAGGAACTGGCGGCGGCCCAGGGGCTGCCGCGGCTCAGCCTGATCGCGGTCGGCGGATCGGCGCCCGGCTGGCGCGCGATGGGATTTCACGAGGTGCCGGTCGAGCCGGCCTCGGCACTGGCGGCCAAGCTCGCAAGCTATGATGCCGATGCGGTGTACATGACCTGTCCGGTCAATGCGCCGGCCGTCCGGTAA
- a CDS encoding SlyX family protein: MSGDDAAERLMALEERLAHLERALDDASAEIIRQDRLVGALSLRLRRLERSMAEGGGGHDGGGHGDDDHDDAPSPFMP; the protein is encoded by the coding sequence ATGAGTGGCGATGATGCGGCCGAACGGCTGATGGCTCTTGAGGAACGCCTTGCTCATCTGGAGCGGGCGCTCGACGATGCCTCGGCCGAAATCATCCGGCAGGACCGGCTGGTGGGCGCGCTCAGCCTGCGGTTGCGGCGGCTTGAACGGAGCATGGCCGAGGGCGGCGGCGGTCATGATGGCGGCGGCCACGGTGATGATGACCACGACGACGCGCCGTCTCCATTCATGCCGTGA
- a CDS encoding serine protein kinase has protein sequence MEQPKTSFASLIEKDREERTSHDWSGTFLDYLEKVRDTPEITTLSHARIYDMIMKKGVDLIGGADDPRLQRLFGDEPVKTYRFFSDEFFGMERTIQQFVRYFHSAALQGEESRQVLYLMGPVGSGKSSLVERLERGLEEAPPIFAIDGCPIREEPLHLIPRHLRREFEKMLNVRIDGDLCPVCRWRLKEEFGGRYEEMPVHTVSISKRARRGIAVVPPVDPNNQDTSVLIGSEDISKLDRFSEGDPRVLDLNGAFNAGNRGIVEFIEVFKNETEYLHAILTATQEKFVPAPGRHGTVYVDECIVAHSNEAEWQKFKSDHTNEAILDRIVMIRVPYNLRLSEEVKIYSKILGKSGYRHHIAPHTLDVAAMFAILSRLAPTPKCDLMTKLRLYNGEEVVEKGRAKKMDVDELRDESMSEGMSGISTRFIVKALDNALADSPEGITPIHIREALIAMVKGSEMPDDRRKHYMELLQDTIHKAYLDILEKEITRAFVYAYEEQAETLFQNYLDHAEAYINRTKVKDRNTREELQPDEAFLKSIEEQIAIIGTAAEGFRQEVIAYLWAATRRGEKVHYSSYEPLKDAIERKLTSSVRDISRIITKARTRDEDQREKYDQLVKNLLGNGYNAYSADVVLKYAANNLWKD, from the coding sequence ATGGAGCAGCCCAAAACCTCTTTCGCCAGTCTGATCGAAAAGGATCGTGAGGAACGGACCTCTCACGACTGGTCCGGCACATTCCTCGATTATCTGGAAAAAGTGCGGGACACGCCTGAGATCACGACACTGTCGCATGCCCGTATCTACGACATGATCATGAAAAAAGGTGTGGATCTGATCGGTGGTGCCGATGATCCGCGCCTGCAGCGCCTGTTCGGCGATGAGCCGGTCAAGACCTACCGGTTTTTCTCGGACGAGTTCTTTGGCATGGAACGCACGATCCAGCAGTTCGTGCGTTATTTTCATTCCGCGGCCCTTCAGGGCGAGGAAAGCCGTCAGGTGCTGTACCTGATGGGGCCGGTGGGATCAGGCAAGAGTTCACTGGTCGAGCGGCTGGAGCGCGGGCTTGAGGAAGCGCCGCCGATTTTCGCCATTGATGGCTGCCCGATCCGCGAGGAGCCCCTGCATCTGATCCCGCGTCATCTGCGCCGGGAATTCGAAAAGATGCTGAACGTGCGCATCGACGGCGATCTCTGCCCGGTGTGTCGCTGGCGGTTGAAGGAGGAATTCGGCGGTCGCTACGAGGAAATGCCGGTGCACACCGTTTCAATCTCGAAACGGGCCCGGCGCGGCATTGCTGTCGTGCCGCCGGTCGATCCCAACAACCAGGACACCTCGGTGCTGATCGGATCCGAGGATATCTCCAAGCTCGACCGCTTCTCGGAAGGCGATCCGCGGGTTCTGGACCTGAATGGCGCCTTCAATGCCGGCAATCGCGGCATTGTCGAGTTCATCGAGGTCTTCAAGAACGAGACTGAATACCTGCACGCCATCCTGACTGCAACCCAGGAGAAGTTCGTGCCCGCCCCCGGCCGCCATGGCACGGTTTATGTCGATGAGTGCATCGTCGCCCATTCGAATGAGGCCGAATGGCAGAAGTTCAAGTCCGATCACACCAACGAAGCAATCCTCGACCGCATCGTGATGATCCGGGTGCCATACAATTTGCGCTTGTCGGAAGAGGTGAAGATCTATTCGAAGATCCTCGGCAAGTCGGGATATCGTCATCACATAGCGCCGCATACGCTTGATGTGGCAGCCATGTTCGCCATTCTGTCGCGTCTGGCGCCGACGCCCAAATGCGACCTGATGACCAAGCTCCGGCTCTATAATGGCGAGGAGGTGGTCGAGAAGGGCCGCGCCAAGAAGATGGATGTCGACGAGTTGCGCGACGAGTCGATGTCGGAAGGCATGAGCGGGATCTCGACCCGGTTCATCGTCAAGGCGCTGGACAACGCGCTGGCCGACAGCCCTGAGGGGATCACGCCGATCCACATCCGCGAGGCGCTGATCGCCATGGTCAAGGGCAGCGAGATGCCCGACGACCGCCGCAAGCACTATATGGAACTGCTGCAGGACACGATCCACAAGGCCTATCTCGACATTCTGGAAAAGGAAATCACCCGCGCCTTTGTATACGCGTATGAAGAACAGGCCGAAACCTTGTTCCAGAACTATCTGGACCATGCCGAGGCCTATATCAACCGGACCAAGGTCAAAGACCGGAACACCCGCGAGGAGTTGCAGCCCGACGAAGCCTTCCTGAAATCGATCGAAGAGCAGATCGCGATCATCGGCACCGCCGCCGAAGGCTTCCGTCAGGAGGTGATTGCTTATCTGTGGGCGGCGACCCGGCGCGGCGAGAAGGTGCATTACTCGTCCTATGAGCCGCTGAAGGACGCCATCGAGCGCAAGCTGACCAGTTCGGTGCGCGATATCAGTCGGATCATCACCAAGGCCCGGACGCGCGATGAAGACCAGCGCGAGAAATACGACCAGCTGGTCAAGAACCTGCTCGGCAATGGCTACAACGCCTATTCTGCCGATGTCGTGTTGAAATATGCCGCCAACAATCTGTGGAAGGACTGA
- a CDS encoding YeaH/YhbH family protein translates to MATIFRDYAQSEGLRSDRSAGDRQRHREKVRRAIRDNVADLVAEEAIIGQSRDKTIKVPIRGIKEYRFIFGENSGGVGQGDGDTAEGQVVGKAGEGQPKPGTGPAGDQAGRDVYETEITLDELIQIMFEDLELPDMERRKLREVISERTHRRKGYRKSGIRVHMSKRRTAIARVRRKMATGVPSGDDDEADVALDDIDDDEDMLAVDVEDDSGAGAAGPRFRFRKDDLRYHRIRPQVEPESNAVVLCIMDTSGSMDTMKKYLARSFFFMLYQFVRTRYDKVELVFVAHDAVAREVTEHDFFHRGESGGTLISSGYEKALEIIRERYHPTLWNIYAFHCSDGDNFPSDNDRTVAAATELCAVSNLFGYGEIKPNAWRFRDATMLDVFRRVKAANFHMLSIERKEDVWPAFRALLSKEKQPEREAEAAPTPA, encoded by the coding sequence ATGGCGACGATTTTCCGGGACTATGCTCAGAGTGAAGGCTTGCGCAGTGACCGCAGCGCCGGCGATCGGCAGCGTCACCGCGAAAAGGTACGCCGGGCGATCCGCGACAATGTCGCCGATCTGGTTGCCGAAGAGGCGATTATCGGCCAGTCGCGCGACAAGACCATCAAGGTGCCGATCCGCGGCATCAAGGAATACCGCTTCATCTTCGGCGAGAATTCCGGCGGCGTCGGGCAGGGCGACGGCGACACCGCCGAAGGCCAGGTCGTCGGCAAGGCCGGTGAGGGGCAACCCAAGCCTGGAACCGGCCCGGCCGGGGACCAGGCCGGCCGCGATGTCTATGAAACCGAGATCACCCTCGATGAACTGATCCAGATCATGTTCGAGGATCTGGAACTGCCCGACATGGAGCGGCGCAAGCTGCGCGAGGTGATCTCGGAACGGACCCACCGCCGCAAGGGCTATCGCAAGAGCGGTATCCGGGTCCATATGTCGAAACGCCGGACGGCGATTGCGCGGGTGCGCCGCAAGATGGCGACCGGTGTGCCGTCGGGCGATGATGACGAGGCTGATGTGGCCCTCGACGATATCGATGATGATGAGGATATGCTCGCGGTCGATGTCGAGGACGATTCGGGCGCCGGTGCCGCCGGCCCGCGCTTCCGGTTCCGCAAGGACGACCTGCGCTATCATCGGATCAGGCCGCAGGTCGAGCCCGAGAGCAACGCGGTCGTGCTGTGCATCATGGACACCTCCGGGTCTATGGACACGATGAAGAAGTATCTGGCACGTAGCTTCTTCTTCATGCTCTATCAGTTTGTCCGCACCCGTTATGACAAGGTGGAGCTGGTCTTCGTGGCGCATGATGCTGTGGCGCGCGAAGTGACCGAGCATGATTTCTTTCACAGAGGCGAGAGTGGCGGCACGCTGATTTCCAGCGGTTATGAAAAGGCTCTGGAAATTATCCGTGAGCGCTATCATCCGACATTGTGGAATATTTATGCCTTCCATTGTTCGGATGGCGATAACTTCCCCTCCGACAATGATCGTACCGTGGCTGCCGCCACCGAGCTGTGCGCGGTTTCCAATCTGTTCGGCTATGGCGAGATCAAGCCGAACGCCTGGCGGTTTCGCGATGCGACCATGCTCGACGTGTTTCGGCGGGTGAAGGCGGCGAACTTTCACATGCTCAGCATCGAACGCAAAGAAGACGTCTGGCCGGCTTTCCGCGCGCTGCTCAGCAAGGAGAAGCAGCCGGAACGCGAGGCCGAGGCGGCCCCTACGCCGGCCTGA